A window of Raphanus sativus cultivar WK10039 unplaced genomic scaffold, ASM80110v3 Scaffold4092, whole genome shotgun sequence genomic DNA:
GGTGTTGCCGGTGATTGCTCTAATGAGCGTTCTGTTGTCGGAGAAGACGTTGAGAGACGAGACCTCCAGGGTTTGAGCCATGCATAAGGCTGATCTGAGCGCCATAGCCTCTGCGACGAGTGGAGATCCGACGAACTTCTCAATTGCTGTTCCTTCAATTGGAGCCTCCAAGTGTGCGCCGGTAAAGACCCAGGCTACTCCTGCTAGCCGATGATCCTTGTTCCATGCCGCATCCGTCTTGCAAGTTATAAGGCGTTGGTGTCGATGATCTGTTGTTGTGCTTCCTTGCGGTGTAGGTTTTAGATTAG
This region includes:
- the LOC130507151 gene encoding uncharacterized protein LOC130507151, translated to MSFESDSLQLVKLINDAEEWPAMATEWNEFIDLSSSSTFSTKAHIPNLKPTPQGSTTTDHRHQRLITCKTDAAWNKDHRLAGVAWVFTGAHLEAPIEGTAIEKFVGSPLVAEAMALRSALCMAQTLEVSSLNVFSDNRTLIRAITGNTQSKEIIDIVKDIRLISSEFATISFSHFRRSENSLADSLAK